From Enterococcus mundtii, the proteins below share one genomic window:
- the pfkB gene encoding 1-phosphofructokinase: protein MIYTVTLNPSIDFIVRVDGLKLGDLNRMTEDFKVPGGKGINVSRLLKRIDSDSTALGFLGGFTGNFISDWLKEEQIATAFTQVKEDTRINIKLKSDSETEINGQGPTISDQAIERLKAELATVGADDIVVLSGSAPASLRAGFYQELIEIIREKGAEFVIDTTGDDLKEALKKEPLLIKPNNHELAELYDVTFHSVEDIIPYGKKLLAEGVKNVLISMAGDGALLFTKEGTYRSNVLVRPLKNSVGAGDSMIAGFIGSYSKHRDAVEAFKWGVACGSATAFSDDLAVRSFIDELLPEVEITKID from the coding sequence ATGATTTATACAGTAACGCTTAATCCATCCATCGATTTTATCGTACGAGTAGATGGATTAAAACTCGGTGATTTAAATCGAATGACCGAAGATTTCAAAGTCCCTGGAGGAAAAGGGATCAATGTTTCTCGTCTATTGAAGCGCATCGATTCTGATTCGACCGCTTTAGGATTTCTTGGTGGTTTCACTGGGAATTTTATTTCTGACTGGTTGAAAGAAGAACAAATCGCAACAGCTTTTACACAAGTAAAAGAAGATACTCGGATCAACATCAAATTAAAGTCTGATTCTGAAACAGAGATCAATGGACAAGGACCAACAATCTCAGATCAAGCCATTGAACGTTTGAAAGCAGAATTAGCAACTGTTGGAGCAGACGATATCGTGGTATTATCGGGAAGCGCACCTGCGAGTTTACGTGCTGGATTCTATCAAGAATTGATTGAGATCATCCGTGAAAAAGGTGCTGAGTTTGTGATCGACACCACCGGCGATGATTTGAAAGAAGCATTAAAAAAAGAACCGTTATTGATCAAACCAAACAATCACGAACTAGCGGAATTGTATGATGTGACATTCCATTCCGTTGAAGATATCATTCCTTATGGCAAGAAATTACTGGCAGAAGGAGTAAAAAATGTGTTGATCTCAATGGCTGGGGACGGTGCTTTATTGTTTACAAAAGAAGGAACCTACCGTTCAAATGTATTAGTTCGACCATTGAAAAATTCAGTGGGTGCCGGAGACTCGATGATTGCTGGTTTTATCGGTTCATATAGCAAACATAGAGATGCGGTAGAAGCCTTCAAGTGGGGCGTGGCATGTGGAAGTGCAACTGCTTTTTCGGATGATTTAGCGGTTCGTTCATTCATTGATGAATTATTACCAGAAGTAGAAATAACAAAAATTGATTAA
- a CDS encoding DeoR/GlpR family DNA-binding transcription regulator encodes MLTEERKQKILQLLEQHKIVKSQELVVLLDASESTIRRDLQELEDEGLLQRIHGGAKKEDLLGFEQNMSEKTLKNVHEKQMIARLAAELVNDEEVIYLDAGSTTLEMIPFLKDKQITVVTNSVKHAAALVDLQISTIVLGGQVKLSTNAVLGANTLSQLQAYHFNKAFMGMNGVHLERGFTTPDPEEAAVKRLAITNAQDSYVLLDHTKFNKQTFVSVAPLQDATIITERCPLEFLDDYSERTTIKEANQ; translated from the coding sequence ATGCTTACAGAAGAACGTAAACAGAAAATCCTACAACTATTGGAACAACATAAAATTGTCAAATCCCAAGAGTTAGTAGTCTTGTTAGATGCTTCTGAATCAACGATTAGACGGGATCTCCAAGAGTTAGAAGATGAAGGTTTATTGCAACGTATCCATGGAGGAGCAAAAAAAGAGGATCTTTTAGGTTTTGAACAAAACATGAGTGAAAAAACGCTCAAAAACGTTCATGAAAAGCAAATGATTGCACGATTAGCAGCGGAACTAGTGAACGATGAAGAAGTCATTTATCTTGATGCAGGATCAACCACGTTAGAGATGATCCCCTTTTTAAAAGATAAACAGATCACTGTTGTGACCAATTCAGTGAAACATGCTGCCGCGCTAGTTGATCTACAAATCTCAACGATCGTACTAGGGGGCCAAGTGAAACTCTCAACGAATGCAGTGTTAGGAGCTAATACACTTAGCCAATTACAGGCTTACCATTTTAATAAAGCATTTATGGGAATGAATGGCGTTCATCTTGAACGTGGATTCACTACCCCAGATCCAGAAGAAGCAGCGGTCAAACGCTTAGCCATTACAAATGCCCAAGATAGTTATGTTTTACTTGACCATACGAAGTTCAATAAGCAAACCTTTGTTTCTGTTGCACCACTGCAAGATGCCACGATCATAACCGAGCGTTGTCCACTAGAATTTCTTGACGACTACAGTGAACGGACGACAATTAAGGAGGCAAATCAATGA